One stretch of Rhodoferax lithotrophicus DNA includes these proteins:
- a CDS encoding fibronectin type III domain-containing protein — protein sequence MFRSIRFFWSASALAVLTACGGSGGGSASGGNNNTNTLTGLAATGAAIANGDVIAKCTTGAPIAGKTDVNGVFTLNLTAAHTAPCMLQVIQAGPPKVELYSFATAAGQVNISPLTDLVVAKAMGSDPAAAFSAFDASKGSSISGNLVAAKSYVQTQVQAITGSGTSDPLTSTFTVGSADDQVLDALGAAIAQSGGKTFADLRTGAQSGSPLTNTVPAFLSAPTGATATANGASQITVNWAAVPAATGYNVYSSTSPNVQLVAGNKLTATPVAAAGAYAVNNLAASTAYYFKVTAVNTVVAESAASAEVSASTGAAAVPVAPTGLSVTPNSATQITVSWNGVSGATGYNVYRSATAGGVGSKVNASPINAAMNYVDTGLTASTAYFYKVTALNASGESAASAEATTTTSAASATLTVTTMSNAMGPVSSGKVGDSFYVVGTGFELNNVSATFTGNVPGAVAFLNGSMFTLTIPTGAQTGPIVFKNKTSGATFTSASFTILATPVAVAHCTANGVATTLPATGVTGVDWSDCRDQSPGASMVTWGSNQFVAAGQGSFSTVIKTSADGYTWTASPSKVNFDQIAFNGIRWIGLVSNSLTTAISYSTNTTVDTWTNVPVTLKNPGVLLKAHAANDRFFVSTNNGTWLSSTNGSTWTEFTAPCPMVVTSGQPDYNSTAPSGIEWINGRYRALCSNGSMQISSDGIAWAAVSPQLSGNVVPNPNYPAVRGSSPTLTISFSPTAIAFNGSVYAALSGTTAWTSSDGVTWAYRGPTTLAGNAQSMVWAGNMFVALGKNPGYATVNDSIVSSPDGQTWTARNSASATMPLTNFAYSPTLNRLLITGVASNTRNALFVSP from the coding sequence ATGTTCAGATCCATCCGGTTTTTTTGGAGTGCGAGCGCCCTGGCCGTTTTGACGGCCTGCGGGGGCAGTGGCGGGGGCTCTGCCTCAGGCGGCAACAACAACACCAACACACTCACCGGCCTGGCCGCCACGGGAGCCGCCATTGCCAATGGTGATGTCATTGCCAAATGCACCACTGGCGCACCGATTGCCGGAAAAACAGATGTTAATGGCGTATTCACGCTCAACCTGACAGCAGCACATACTGCACCCTGCATGCTCCAGGTCATCCAAGCTGGGCCGCCTAAAGTGGAGCTGTACAGCTTTGCCACCGCTGCAGGCCAAGTCAATATTTCGCCGCTGACCGATTTGGTGGTGGCCAAAGCCATGGGCAGCGACCCCGCCGCTGCCTTTAGCGCCTTTGATGCCAGCAAGGGCAGCAGTATTTCCGGCAATCTGGTTGCAGCCAAAAGCTATGTGCAAACCCAGGTGCAAGCCATCACGGGTTCTGGCACGTCCGACCCACTGACCAGCACCTTCACCGTCGGCAGTGCTGACGATCAGGTACTGGATGCCTTGGGCGCAGCCATTGCTCAATCCGGTGGAAAAACCTTTGCCGACCTGCGCACTGGGGCTCAAAGTGGTTCCCCGTTGACAAACACCGTACCGGCCTTCCTGAGCGCACCAACAGGCGCAACAGCCACCGCCAACGGGGCCAGTCAAATCACGGTGAATTGGGCAGCCGTTCCTGCCGCAACAGGCTACAACGTCTACAGCTCAACCTCGCCCAATGTTCAACTGGTGGCAGGCAACAAGCTCACCGCCACACCTGTTGCCGCCGCAGGAGCCTACGCGGTCAACAATCTGGCCGCCAGCACCGCGTATTATTTCAAGGTGACGGCAGTCAACACCGTCGTCGCAGAGAGCGCAGCCTCTGCCGAGGTGTCCGCCAGCACCGGGGCAGCTGCCGTACCGGTGGCCCCCACAGGTCTCTCGGTCACGCCCAACAGCGCCACACAAATCACCGTGAGCTGGAATGGTGTGAGTGGCGCAACCGGCTACAACGTTTACCGGTCTGCCACAGCAGGCGGCGTGGGCAGCAAGGTGAATGCAAGCCCCATCAACGCGGCCATGAATTATGTAGACACCGGGCTGACAGCCAGCACCGCGTATTTCTACAAAGTGACCGCCCTCAATGCCTCTGGCGAGAGCGCTGCGTCGGCAGAAGCCACCACCACCACCAGCGCAGCCAGCGCCACATTGACCGTGACAACCATGTCCAATGCGATGGGGCCTGTCAGCAGCGGCAAGGTTGGCGATTCGTTTTATGTGGTCGGAACCGGCTTTGAGCTGAACAATGTTTCGGCCACCTTCACCGGCAATGTCCCCGGAGCAGTCGCTTTCCTCAATGGCAGCATGTTCACACTGACGATTCCGACCGGGGCCCAAACGGGACCGATTGTTTTCAAAAACAAGACCAGTGGCGCAACGTTCACATCTGCCTCTTTCACCATTTTGGCAACCCCAGTGGCGGTGGCCCACTGCACCGCTAACGGTGTCGCCACCACCTTGCCCGCAACCGGTGTTACAGGTGTCGACTGGTCGGATTGTCGTGATCAAAGCCCCGGTGCCAGTATGGTGACTTGGGGTAGCAATCAGTTTGTCGCCGCTGGTCAAGGTAGCTTTTCGACCGTGATCAAGACTTCGGCAGATGGTTACACATGGACGGCCTCACCCAGTAAAGTCAATTTCGATCAGATTGCTTTTAACGGTATCCGCTGGATAGGTTTGGTCTCTAACTCGCTCACAACGGCCATCAGCTACTCGACCAATACCACGGTGGACACGTGGACAAATGTGCCGGTGACATTGAAGAACCCCGGCGTGTTGCTCAAAGCGCATGCAGCCAATGATCGCTTTTTTGTGAGTACAAACAATGGTACCTGGCTGAGTTCAACCAACGGTTCTACATGGACAGAATTCACTGCACCTTGCCCCATGGTGGTTACCTCAGGTCAACCCGACTACAACTCGACAGCACCGTCCGGTATAGAGTGGATCAATGGCCGGTACCGAGCTTTGTGCAGCAATGGATCGATGCAGATCTCGAGCGATGGCATCGCTTGGGCAGCTGTATCACCGCAGCTCTCGGGCAACGTCGTTCCTAATCCCAACTACCCGGCAGTACGAGGAAGTAGCCCAACTCTGACGATTTCCTTTTCACCAACAGCCATTGCTTTTAACGGCAGCGTCTATGCCGCGTTGTCTGGAACGACCGCTTGGACTTCGAGCGACGGTGTGACTTGGGCCTATCGTGGCCCAACCA